A single Pseudomonas putida DNA region contains:
- a CDS encoding metalloregulator ArsR/SmtB family transcription factor, with protein MISPPDVFKSLSDETRARATLLIASLGELCVCELMCALDDSQPKVSRHLAQLRSNGMLLDRRQGQWVYYRLNPELPAWVHEMLQVTLQANSQWLADNTLRLKNMDGRPVRDAVCC; from the coding sequence ATGATTTCCCCGCCTGATGTGTTCAAGAGCCTTTCTGACGAGACCCGTGCTCGCGCCACCCTGCTGATCGCCAGCCTGGGAGAACTCTGCGTCTGCGAGCTCATGTGCGCGCTGGACGACAGCCAGCCCAAGGTCAGCCGCCATCTGGCGCAGTTGCGCAGCAACGGCATGCTGCTGGATCGCCGCCAGGGTCAGTGGGTGTATTACCGCCTCAATCCAGAGCTACCGGCCTGGGTACACGAGATGCTGCAAGTCACCTTGCAGGCCAATTCGCAGTGGTTGGCAGACAACACCCTTCGGCTGAAAAACATGGATGGCCGTCCCGTCCGTGATGCTGTCTGCTGCTGA